In Bacillus sp. KH172YL63, one genomic interval encodes:
- a CDS encoding lipopolysaccharide biosynthesis protein, which produces MKDYTKYLKRFLGILSSSILNSVFNFLLFTLLSIISSERFFGEFSFAYAMIFLFIPFVELGVSTFLLSNNYAEYENSILSLVNLMLSLCVFLGVLLFSSNIEFALIFINVAAASLYQIVYSMLIKNKMIKHQLIFSILNGTIKLIIVLLVAITDTNLNMILIILIISNVLPTLFYLKKVNYKYTISKEVINKRFWFDIKWISLSTLIAVLLMRLDQIIIGHFLNKNLLGWYMISIQWFMIISIISTSLLKYSFSEVQTLSPHKIYEWLRKNEKKIDALLISFFLIFIIVLLVAIKFIYSQEKLLTMTILILSFGFYFSIKYNFYSIITYKEKNTKVLFIIQILQLFIQLIIIMVFFKYVGYYSFPIAFSFIRLFGYLYLKHNIKKKYKLYFVTKAIQIRQKG; this is translated from the coding sequence ATGAAAGATTATACAAAATACTTGAAAAGATTTTTAGGAATATTAAGTAGTTCGATATTAAACTCAGTATTTAATTTCTTGTTATTTACACTTTTGTCAATAATTTCATCAGAGAGATTTTTTGGTGAATTCTCCTTCGCATATGCAATGATTTTTTTATTTATTCCTTTTGTGGAATTGGGGGTATCAACCTTCTTACTTTCGAATAACTATGCTGAGTATGAAAATTCGATATTAAGTCTTGTTAATTTAATGCTATCACTTTGTGTATTTTTAGGAGTATTGCTGTTTAGTTCAAATATAGAGTTTGCGTTGATTTTTATTAATGTAGCTGCCGCGAGTTTGTATCAAATAGTTTATTCAATGTTAATAAAAAATAAAATGATTAAACATCAGCTAATATTTTCAATATTAAATGGAACAATAAAATTAATAATTGTATTGCTTGTTGCTATTACTGATACAAATTTAAATATGATTCTTATAATTTTAATAATATCTAACGTATTACCAACATTGTTTTATTTGAAGAAAGTTAATTATAAGTACACAATATCCAAAGAAGTTATAAATAAGAGGTTTTGGTTTGATATTAAATGGATAAGTTTAAGTACCCTAATAGCGGTTTTATTAATGAGACTAGATCAAATTATAATTGGACATTTTTTAAATAAGAATCTATTAGGTTGGTATATGATTTCTATACAATGGTTTATGATAATATCGATTATTAGTACATCATTACTAAAGTATTCATTTTCTGAAGTCCAAACACTATCTCCACACAAGATCTATGAATGGCTCCGAAAAAATGAAAAGAAGATTGATGCCCTATTAATATCATTTTTCTTAATTTTTATAATAGTATTATTAGTAGCTATTAAATTTATTTATAGCCAAGAGAAATTATTGACAATGACAATATTGATTCTTTCTTTTGGATTTTATTTTAGTATTAAGTATAATTTTTACTCTATTATAACTTATAAAGAAAAAAATACAAAAGTTCTATTTATAATTCAGATACTTCAACTTTTTATACAACTAATTATAATAATGGTATTTTTCAAATATGTGGGTTATTATTCCTTCCCGATTGCTTTTTCATTCATTAGATTATTTGGATATCTTTATTTGAAGCATAATATTAAAAAAAAATATAAATTATACTTCGTAACGAAAGCCATACAAATAAGACAAAAAGGGTGA
- a CDS encoding acyltransferase: MILKIIKTHLRARKFKEIGRYTILEKGEYYQPNKITLGEGVYIGPGAKVSSNGGLEIKNGAIIGPNITIYTSNHYFEGKDIVSIPYDPRTVEKKVTIDENVWVGGNVIITPGVSIGEGSIIGAGEVIRGDIPPYSVFYGSKVQRNRRNLDLYRKLKREKKIYMKKKLEIYERLYKILEKIFRNIK; the protein is encoded by the coding sequence ATGATATTAAAAATAATAAAAACCCACTTAAGAGCTCGAAAATTCAAAGAAATAGGTAGGTATACTATTCTAGAAAAGGGAGAATATTATCAACCTAATAAAATTACATTAGGAGAAGGGGTTTATATTGGACCTGGAGCAAAAGTTTCTTCTAATGGTGGGCTTGAAATAAAAAATGGAGCAATAATTGGCCCTAATATTACTATATATACTAGCAATCACTATTTTGAAGGGAAGGACATTGTTTCAATTCCTTATGACCCAAGGACAGTGGAAAAAAAAGTTACTATAGATGAAAATGTTTGGGTAGGTGGGAATGTTATTATCACTCCTGGAGTTAGTATTGGAGAAGGTTCAATAATAGGCGCCGGCGAGGTCATAAGGGGAGATATTCCACCATACTCTGTGTTTTATGGTTCAAAAGTTCAAAGAAATAGAAGGAACCTAGACTTGTATCGTAAACTAAAAAGAGAGAAAAAAATATATATGAAAAAAAAGTTGGAGATATATGAAAGATTATACAAAATACTTGAAAAGATTTTTAGGAATATTAAGTAG